In Microbacterium enclense, one genomic interval encodes:
- a CDS encoding SDR family oxidoreductase, with protein sequence MSAAEFAGLVVAVTGGASGIGLATASAFAARGARVAVLDLVTDGLADDLTGFRADVTDRQSVDAAMAAVAEKFGGVDVLVNSAGVSCVGTVEEATEADWDRVLNINVRGTARACAAALPYLKRSAHAAIVNVCSIGALNGLPQRAVYNASKGAILSLTYAMATDHVREGVRVNCVSPGTVSTPFVERMLQNFPDPVAERAALDARQATGRMVTPEEVAGAILYLASPGAGSTTGTALEVDGGVTHLRVRPR encoded by the coding sequence ATGAGCGCCGCCGAGTTCGCCGGCCTCGTCGTCGCGGTCACCGGCGGTGCGTCCGGTATCGGTCTGGCCACCGCGAGCGCCTTCGCCGCCCGCGGGGCACGGGTGGCCGTGCTCGACCTCGTCACCGACGGTCTCGCCGACGACCTCACCGGATTCCGTGCCGACGTGACAGACCGGCAATCCGTGGATGCCGCGATGGCGGCCGTCGCGGAGAAGTTCGGCGGCGTGGACGTCCTCGTCAACAGCGCCGGCGTCAGCTGCGTCGGAACGGTCGAGGAGGCCACCGAGGCCGATTGGGACCGCGTGCTGAACATCAACGTGCGCGGGACCGCCCGCGCGTGTGCGGCCGCCTTGCCGTATCTGAAGCGGTCTGCGCACGCGGCGATCGTGAACGTCTGCTCGATCGGAGCGCTCAACGGCCTCCCCCAGCGTGCCGTCTACAACGCCTCGAAAGGCGCGATCCTCTCGCTCACCTACGCGATGGCCACCGACCACGTCCGCGAGGGAGTCCGGGTCAACTGCGTCAGTCCCGGCACCGTGTCGACGCCGTTCGTCGAGCGGATGCTGCAGAACTTCCCCGACCCGGTCGCCGAGCGCGCCGCCCTCGACGCCCGTCAGGCGACGGGACGCATGGTCACGCCCGAGGAGGTCGCGGGCGCGATCCTCTACCTGGCGAGCCCCGGCGCCGGCTCCACCACCGGCACGGCCCTCGAGGTCGATGGGGGTGTCACGCACCTGCGCGTGCGTCCGCGGTAG
- a CDS encoding fumarylacetoacetate hydrolase family protein translates to MTFARLGDPGAEIPVLRHDGGVYDLRPLTADIDGPFLAADGLARARAAAERGELTPLADAEARRVGAPIAAPGKIVCIGLNYHDHAAETGAAVPAEPVVFMKDPSTIVGPFDDVLIPRGSTKTDWEVELGVVIGTTARYLSSPDEALAHVAGFVVSHDVSEREFQLERGGQWDKGKSCETFNPLGPDLVPAADIADPQALGLRLRVNGTLRQNGTTASQIFSVAHVVWYLSQFMVLRPGDLVNTGTPAGVALGLPDEPYLRAGDVVELEIDGLGRARQTLVQA, encoded by the coding sequence ATGACCTTCGCTCGCCTCGGCGACCCCGGCGCCGAGATCCCCGTCCTGCGCCACGACGGGGGCGTGTACGACCTGCGCCCGCTCACCGCCGACATCGACGGCCCCTTCCTCGCCGCCGACGGCCTCGCCCGCGCCCGGGCGGCCGCGGAGCGGGGCGAGCTGACGCCCCTCGCCGACGCCGAGGCACGGCGCGTCGGAGCCCCCATCGCCGCCCCCGGCAAGATCGTCTGCATCGGTCTGAACTACCACGATCACGCGGCCGAGACGGGAGCCGCCGTCCCGGCGGAGCCCGTCGTCTTCATGAAAGATCCCTCGACCATCGTCGGACCCTTCGACGACGTGCTCATCCCCCGCGGATCGACCAAGACCGACTGGGAGGTCGAGCTCGGTGTCGTCATCGGCACGACAGCGCGCTACCTCTCTTCCCCCGACGAGGCTCTCGCGCACGTCGCCGGTTTCGTCGTCTCGCACGACGTCTCGGAGCGCGAGTTCCAGCTCGAGCGCGGCGGACAGTGGGACAAGGGCAAGAGCTGCGAGACCTTCAACCCTCTCGGCCCCGACCTCGTGCCCGCCGCCGACATCGCGGATCCTCAAGCGCTCGGTCTGCGGCTCCGAGTGAACGGCACCCTGCGGCAGAACGGCACGACCGCGTCGCAGATCTTCTCCGTCGCCCACGTCGTCTGGTACCTCTCGCAGTTCATGGTGCTCCGGCCGGGAGACCTCGTGAACACCGGCACCCCCGCCGGCGTCGCCCTCGGCCTGCCCGACGAGCCGTACCTCCGCGCGGGCGACGTCGTCGAGCTCGAGATCGACGGCCTCGGCCGCGCTCGTCAGACGCTGGTGCAGGCATGA
- a CDS encoding sugar kinase, with translation MSRVVTLGESMGLVLGDGVGGWEHTSEAHVATGGAEGNTAIGLSRLGVGVTWLGRVGDDALGRRVVGDLRSEGVDVRARIDAEAPTGLMLKSTPRAGATTVDYYRRGSAGSRLEPADLDDLPLRAGDILHVTGVTLALSASARETVVVAVDRAREVGAFVSFAINHRSRLWGHAEAIAAYAHVIARTDILFASDDEARMMHPHVDPADLARALSAAGPAETMVTLGGDGAVAVIDGEVHRVPAVPITPVDTVGAGDAFAAGYLSERVAASDATTRLRTAAVAGAYACLHPGDWQGGIRRSELASAGSTDPVTR, from the coding sequence ATGAGCCGCGTCGTCACTCTCGGCGAGAGCATGGGGCTGGTCCTCGGCGACGGCGTCGGCGGCTGGGAGCACACGTCCGAGGCCCACGTCGCCACCGGCGGAGCCGAGGGCAACACCGCCATCGGACTCTCGCGCCTCGGTGTCGGCGTGACCTGGCTGGGGCGGGTCGGCGACGACGCCCTGGGACGACGCGTCGTCGGCGACCTGCGCTCCGAGGGGGTCGACGTGCGCGCCCGCATCGACGCCGAGGCGCCGACCGGGCTGATGCTGAAGTCGACGCCGCGCGCCGGGGCGACCACGGTGGACTACTACCGTCGAGGGAGCGCGGGAAGCCGGCTCGAGCCCGCCGACCTCGACGACCTGCCGCTCCGGGCGGGCGACATCCTGCACGTGACGGGTGTCACGCTGGCTCTGTCGGCATCGGCGCGCGAGACGGTGGTCGTCGCCGTCGACCGGGCGCGCGAGGTCGGCGCGTTCGTGTCGTTCGCGATCAACCATCGCAGCCGGCTCTGGGGCCACGCCGAGGCCATCGCCGCCTACGCGCACGTCATCGCCCGCACCGACATCCTCTTCGCGAGCGACGATGAGGCGCGGATGATGCACCCGCACGTCGACCCCGCGGACCTCGCTCGCGCGCTGTCAGCCGCCGGCCCCGCCGAGACGATGGTCACCCTCGGCGGCGACGGCGCCGTCGCGGTCATCGACGGCGAGGTGCACCGTGTGCCCGCCGTGCCCATCACCCCCGTCGACACCGTCGGTGCGGGCGACGCCTTCGCCGCCGGCTATCTGTCCGAGCGCGTGGCCGCGAGCGACGCGACGACCCGTCTGCGCACGGCGGCTGTGGCCGGCGCGTACGCCTGCCTCCACCCCGGCGACTGGCAGGGCGGCATCCGTCGATCCGAGCTCGCGAGCGCCGGATCCACCGATCCCGTGACCCGCTGA
- the eda gene encoding bifunctional 4-hydroxy-2-oxoglutarate aldolase/2-dehydro-3-deoxy-phosphogluconate aldolase, with product MASEIPALIADIGIVPVVVLDDAGRARDLAVALRDGGVACAEFTLRTPAGLAAIAAAADVDGFLAGAGTVLTVAQADAAIDAGARFAVTPGYDPAVADRLRGGGVAVVPGVATPTEVQRALGDGFTDVKIFPAGHLGGAGYLDALHGPFPDMRFVPSGGVSPDSLGDYLRRSWVLAASGSWMVPRDAIARGDVDTITAAAAECARIRDAARAAR from the coding sequence GTGGCATCCGAGATCCCCGCCCTGATCGCAGACATCGGCATCGTTCCCGTCGTCGTGCTCGACGACGCGGGGCGAGCGCGTGACCTGGCCGTCGCGTTGCGCGACGGGGGTGTCGCGTGCGCCGAGTTCACCCTGCGCACCCCCGCAGGCCTCGCGGCGATCGCCGCGGCCGCCGACGTCGACGGGTTCCTCGCCGGGGCCGGGACCGTGCTGACGGTCGCGCAGGCGGATGCCGCGATCGACGCGGGCGCCCGATTCGCCGTCACGCCGGGATACGACCCCGCCGTCGCCGACCGTCTGCGTGGGGGCGGGGTCGCCGTCGTGCCGGGGGTGGCGACGCCGACGGAGGTGCAGCGCGCTCTCGGCGACGGGTTCACGGACGTGAAAATCTTCCCGGCCGGGCACCTCGGCGGCGCGGGCTACCTCGACGCGCTGCACGGGCCGTTCCCCGATATGCGGTTCGTCCCGAGCGGCGGCGTGTCTCCGGACAGCCTCGGCGACTACCTGCGCCGGTCGTGGGTGCTCGCCGCGAGCGGGAGCTGGATGGTGCCCCGCGACGCGATCGCCCGAGGCGACGTCGACACGATCACGGCCGCGGCAGCGGAGTGCGCGCGCATCCGCGACGCCGCGCGGGCCGCCCGATGA
- a CDS encoding SDR family oxidoreductase has translation MSGIFSLEGTTAVVTGARRGIGFAMALGLAEAGADIIGVSASQTSSGSDIERGVTALGRSFTGIACDFGDPSAVDALGADLAERHIDILVNNAGTIERAPAAEHPLDAWDRVVQINLSSPFRLTQAVAQQMLARGRGKIIFTASLLSFQGGINVPGYTAAKSGIAGLTKALANEWTAKGVTVNAIAPGYIATDNTEALRADSARSTAILDRIPAGRWGEASDLAGATVFLSSRASDYVSGITLPVDGGWLGR, from the coding sequence ATGAGCGGGATCTTCTCCCTCGAGGGAACCACGGCCGTGGTCACCGGTGCGCGCCGGGGCATCGGCTTCGCCATGGCGCTCGGTCTCGCCGAGGCGGGGGCCGACATCATCGGGGTGAGCGCCTCGCAGACGTCCTCGGGCAGCGACATCGAGCGCGGCGTCACGGCTCTCGGTCGCTCGTTCACCGGAATCGCGTGCGACTTCGGCGACCCGTCGGCCGTCGACGCGCTCGGTGCGGATCTCGCGGAGCGCCACATCGACATCCTCGTCAACAACGCCGGCACCATCGAGCGCGCTCCGGCTGCGGAGCACCCGCTCGACGCGTGGGACCGTGTCGTACAGATCAACCTCAGCAGCCCGTTCCGCCTCACCCAGGCCGTCGCGCAGCAGATGCTCGCGCGCGGCCGGGGGAAGATCATCTTCACCGCGTCGTTGCTGAGCTTCCAGGGCGGCATCAACGTCCCCGGGTACACCGCGGCCAAGTCCGGTATCGCCGGCCTCACCAAGGCCCTCGCGAACGAGTGGACCGCGAAGGGCGTCACCGTCAACGCGATCGCTCCGGGGTACATCGCGACCGACAACACCGAGGCGCTGCGCGCCGACTCCGCGAGATCGACGGCGATCCTCGACCGCATCCCCGCGGGACGGTGGGGCGAGGCCTCCGACCTTGCGGGAGCGACGGTGTTCCTCTCGTCGCGCGCCTCGGACTACGTCTCGGGCATCACCCTGCCGGTCGACGGGGGATGGCTCGGACGATGA